The Aedes aegypti strain LVP_AGWG chromosome 3, AaegL5.0 Primary Assembly, whole genome shotgun sequence genome contains a region encoding:
- the LOC5576652 gene encoding uncharacterized protein LOC5576652, with the protein MGEETPVQEESVLSSTVEEQVVTEPIASVEPVSEEVKLAAEVEAVALSAEDNTVEETFQDVEPEVRTVEVQPAIDSAATGVTYQKRSDGMPQFMYDAVAKIAPEQGFTPGQFEINFESGSGKGDGFVAEMFRAAITEGDRKLVVLCKIPPINDARRQQFGSMPIFDREVTAYSNLLPIMYEFQREKGITEEMNIGFFNAPQCYLAYVDAPKEESVIIMDDLRLKDYRMWNKMVPVNYEHARLLMIQLGRLHAVSLALKDQRPEVFEQFKVPDPLSAMMGANEGFTMMMNLSIDRATTVLEPHEEKARQKLIKLKETMFDDIATITSPDYAEPYAVLGHGDCWINNMIYSYKRGVPTGVVLLDWQICRYVSPALDLLYFIFGCTDEAFRRQHYDEMIRIYYDSLKQLLEKLGGDPSRQFPYTALLRQLKACGKFGILMAVFMVPMLCTENQDLPDMDEAAEKYKESQEFDTSFIANVKSEDKYKSRMAAVIRDVIRYGYL; encoded by the exons ATGGGTGAAGAAACTCCTGTCCAGGAAGAATCGGTCCTGTCATCGACGGTGGAGGAGCAAGTGGTCACGGAACCCATCGCTAGCGTGGAACCGGTCTCGGAGGAAGTGAAGCTCGCGGCTGAAGTGGAAGCCGTAGCTCTCAGTGCGGAAGACAATACCGTTGAGGAAACATTTCAAGATGTAGAACCGGAAGTTAGGACAGTGGAAGTTCAACCAGCAATCGATTCGGCTGCAACTGGAGTGACCTATCAGAAGCGATCAGATGGAATGCCACAGTTCATGTACGATGCCGTGGCCAAGATTGCTCCCGAGCAAGGATTCACTCCCGGTCAGTTCGAGATCAACTTTGAATCCGGTTCCGGCAAGGGTGATGGATTCGTGGCGGAAATGTTCCGAGCCGCCATCACCGAAGGTGATCGCAAGTTGGTAGTTCTGTGCAAGATCCCACCGATCAACGACGCTCGGCGTCAGCAGTTCGGCTCGATGCCGATCTTTGACCGTGAAGTTACAGCGTACTCCAACTTGCTCCCGATCATGTACGAATTTCAACGGGAGAAGGGCATTACCGAAGAAATGAACATTGGGTTCTTCAACGCCCCACAATGCTATCTGGCTTATGTCGACGCACCGAAGGAAGAATCCGTCATTATTATGGATGACTTGCGTCTGAAGGACTACCGAATGTGGAACAAAATGGTCCCTGTGAACTACGAGCATGCACGTCTGCTGATGATTCAACTCGGTAGACTACACGCCGTATCGTTAGCTCTGAAAGATCAACGACCTGAAGTGTTCGAACAGTTCAAAGTTCCTGATCCGCTGAGCGCCATGATGGGTGCCAACGAAGGATTCACAATGATGATGAATTTGTCAATAGATCGAGCTACAACTGTCCTGGAACCACACGAAGAGAAGGCTCGGCAGAAATTGATCAAGCTCAAGGAAACTATGTTTGATGATATTGCAACCATTACCAGTCCAGATTACGCCGAACCGTATGCCGTTCTGGGACACGGCGACTGCTGGATCAACAACATGATCTATTCCTATAAG CGAGGCGTACCGACCGGAGTCGTCCTGCTCGACTGGCAAATCTGCCGCTACGTATCGCCCGCTCTCGATCTGCTGTACTTCATATTCGGATGCACAGATGAAGCGTTCCGtcggcagcactacgatgaaatGATCCGCATCTACTACGACTCGTTGAAGCAGCTGCTGGAGAAACTCGGCGGAGATCCCAGCCGGCAGTTCCCGTACACGGCACTGCTCCGGCAGCTAAAAGCCTGCGGCAAGTTCGGCATCCTGATGGCGGTGTTCATGGTGCCGATGCTTTGCACTGAAAACCAGGACCTGCCCGATATGGACGAGGCTGCGGAGAAGTACAAGGAATCGCAAGAATTCGACACGTCGTTCATTGCCAACGTGAAATCCGAAGATAAGTACAAGTCTCGCATGGCGGCCGTCATTCGGGACGTGATAAGATACGGGTACCTGTAG
- the LOC5576654 gene encoding uncharacterized protein LOC5576654, whose product MTESSKESQSVQLPEFVRQSAIRAAVNLGFTPDKFHVRFEAGSNCDGLVGEIHRVTITEGNRQEDLFCKIPPLSAARREEFNSMTLFEREIILYSTVLPAVFEFQRAKNVPESEGFFNVPKCYLTLFDADSEESAILMENLSNKGYRMGKKIEPVDLDHARLVMTSLGRWHGLSLALKDQKPELFERFKLPDVLLPAVKNSDQLVAMFAAALENAISLLGPDDEQERTKMEALRDDHIQMLEVCLDGTKAEPYAVLNHGDCWINNLLYGYKDGKPIELALIDWQLARYVSPALDVLYFLFCCTDDTFRTEHFDEMIQVYHSSLTALLERLGSDPEALLPFTALQGQLESFGKFAVLMAAFDVPILCTDPAEMPDLNGGDLAEGFAASPEAQLRYANRMGGIIRDAVRYGYL is encoded by the exons ATGACCGAATCATCGAAAGAGTCTCAATCCGTCCAGCTGCCGGAATTCGTCCGGCAGTCGGCCATCCGGGCAGCCGTCAATCTCGGGTTCACACCGGACAAGTTCCACGTCCGGTTCGAGGCCGGTTCCAACTGCGATGGGTTGGTCGGAGAAATTCATCGGGTCACAATCACCGAAGGGAATCGCCAGGAGGATCTTTTCTGCAAGATTCCTCCGCTGAGTGCAGCCCGCCGGGAAGAATTCAACTCCATGACCCTATTCGAGAGGGAGATCATTCTGTACTCGACCGTACTGCCGGCCGTGTTCGAATTTCAGCGCGCCAAAAATGTACCGGAATCGGAAGGATTTTTTAACGTACCGAAATGCTACTTGACCCTTTTCGACGCCGATAGCGAGGAATCGGCGATACTGATGGAGAATCTAAGCAATAAGGGTTACCGAATGGGCAAAAAAATCGAACCCGTTGACCTTGACCATGCTCGATTGGTGATGACAAGCTTGGGACGGTGGCATGGACTGTCGTTGGCTCTTAAAGATCAGAAACCGGAGCTCTTCGAACGGTTCAAACTTCCCGATGTGTTGCTTCCGGCCGTCAAAAACAGCGATCAGTTGGTGGCGATGTTCGCAGCTGCCCTGGAAAATGCTATCTCTTTGCTGGGACCTGATGACGAACAGGAACGAACAAAAATGGAGGCTTTGAGGGATGATCATATACAGATGCTTGAGGTATGCTTAGATGGAACGAAGGCCGAACCGTACGCCGTATTGAACCATGGCGATTGTTGGATAAACAACCTCCTGTACGGATACAAG GACGGCAAACCCATCGAACTGGCGCTCATCGATTGGCAACTGGCTCGCTACGTATCGCCCGCCTTGGACGTCCTGTACTTCCTGTTCTGCTGCACAGACGATACCTTCCGGACGGAACACTTCGACGAAATGATCCAAGTCTACCACAGTTCGTTGACGGCCCTGCTCGAACGATTGGGAAGCGATCCCGAAGCGCTGCTTCCCTTCACTGCCCTGCAAGGCCAGCTCGAAAGTTTCGGCAAGTTTGCCGTCCTCATGGCGGCCTTCGACGTTCCCATCCTTTGTACGGATCCGGCCGAAATGCCGGACCTGAATGGAGGAGATCTGGCCGAGGGTTTTGCAGCGTCACCCGAAGCGCAACTGAGGTATGCCAATCGGATGGGAGGCATCATACGAGACGCGGTCAGATATGGCTATCTCTAG